A stretch of the Channa argus isolate prfri chromosome 9, Channa argus male v1.0, whole genome shotgun sequence genome encodes the following:
- the LOC137132655 gene encoding CD209 antigen-like protein C isoform X1 — MEEIQMKFKNDRSFLSRSKTTQRDLWSSERRIYRAVVFCLGLLSVFLLTGLFIFNLHYHNTVNSGKAMEANMNKSLQDSRNNMSSLTEERRRLTARINFLTAERGQQDVEISSLTEEKDQLDAQISNVTKEKDQLKSRLIEMTKDRDRLESLTRKTCPAGWTMFSRSFYFLSTESGSWTKAREDCQNKGADLVIVTSAEEQEFLSGFTNQTAWIGLTDIAEEGTWKWVDGSLQTFRYWDVKQPDNLLKYSTDGEDCAEIKVQTGHKWNDVPCGHSLKWICEKNV; from the exons ATGGaggaaatacaaatgaaatttaaaaatgacaggtCTTTTCTCTCAAGATCAAAAACAACTCAGAGAG atCTTTGGAGCTCAGAGAGGAGAATTTATAGAGCTGTGGTTTtctgtctggggctgctgagtgttttcctgttgaCTGGACTCTTCATCTTCAATCTCCACT ACCATAACACAGTAAACAGTGGGAAAGCTATGGAGGCCAACATGAATAAGAGTCTCCAGGACAGCAGGAACAATATGTCTTCCCTGACTGAAGAGAGACGCCGACTGACTGCTAGAATTAATttcctgactgcagagagaggcCAGCAAGATGTGGAAATATCTTCCCTAACTGAAGAGAAGGATCAGCTAGATGCCCAAATATCTAACGTAACTAAAGAAAAGGATCAGCTGAAATCCAGACTCATTGAAATGACTAAAGACCGAGACAGACTTGAGAGTTTGACCA GAAAAActtgtcctgcaggatggaCAATGTTCAGCCGgtccttttattttctctccactgAGTCTGGTTCGTGGACAAAGGCCAGAGAGGACTGCCAGAATAAAGGAGCAGATCTGGTGATCGTAACCAGTGCAGAAGAACAg GAATTTCTCTCTGGATTCACCAATCAGACAGCATGGATCGGTTTAACTGACATAGCTGAAGAGGGAACCTGGAAATGGGTCGATGGATCTCTACAGACTTTTAG ATACTGGGATGTGAAGCAGCCCGATAATCTTCTTAAATATTCAACTGATGGAGAAGACTGTGCAGAAATTAAAGTTCAAACAGGTCACAAGTGGAATGACGTGCCATGTGGACATTCTCTGAaatggatctgtgagaaaaacgTCTAA